The following proteins are encoded in a genomic region of Planctomycetia bacterium:
- a CDS encoding SUMF1/EgtB/PvdO family nonheme iron enzyme: MRTPTLGLLLPLLMCCVGNAAETETPTIETVLIQGATFTMGTPLKPGDSEYHDDEAPMEVTVETFRIGKYPVTAKQMCAFLNSERTNELDRRTLYNHQDIGEYKYSTITLGDDGKYVPREGAEATPANQVTWKGAVLFCEWYSEQTGKQYRLPSEEWELAARGPERRNWPWGDATPGKNHGERYDREGRLSWSRTPVGSHPKNATKDGICDLLSYTIGEWCANAFEVDNTPEQATDIAANLDDLQSPRVVRGYLSRSYPVGGQLRRLTTYGWRSHLGRPWTRVGIDPMKEVERAARHGFRIVEVVAMPN, encoded by the coding sequence ATGCGAACGCCAACACTTGGCCTGCTTTTGCCACTCTTGATGTGCTGTGTCGGCAACGCGGCCGAAACTGAAACCCCAACCATCGAAACCGTCCTCATTCAGGGGGCGACATTCACGATGGGCACGCCCTTGAAGCCGGGGGACAGTGAGTACCACGATGACGAAGCGCCGATGGAGGTCACCGTGGAGACGTTTCGAATCGGCAAGTATCCGGTGACGGCGAAGCAGATGTGCGCGTTCCTCAACTCCGAGCGGACGAACGAACTTGACCGGCGAACGCTTTACAATCACCAGGACATCGGAGAATACAAGTATTCGACGATCACCCTTGGCGATGATGGCAAATACGTTCCACGCGAGGGCGCCGAGGCAACTCCCGCAAACCAAGTGACTTGGAAGGGAGCGGTTCTGTTTTGCGAATGGTACTCCGAACAAACCGGAAAGCAGTATCGCCTGCCCAGCGAGGAATGGGAGCTAGCAGCACGTGGGCCAGAGCGAAGAAACTGGCCGTGGGGTGACGCGACTCCGGGGAAGAACCACGGCGAACGCTACGACCGCGAAGGTAGATTGTCATGGTCAAGGACTCCCGTCGGCAGCCATCCGAAGAATGCCACCAAGGACGGCATATGTGATTTGCTGTCCTACACCATTGGCGAGTGGTGTGCAAATGCATTTGAAGTCGACAATACTCCTGAGCAGGCGACTGACATCGCCGCGAACCTCGATGATTTACAGTCGCCCCGCGTAGTGCGTGGGTATCTTAGTCGTTCTTACCCGGTCGGAGGTCAGTTGCGAAGGCTGACAACTTATGGATGGCGCAGCCATTTGGGGCGACCTTGGACACGTGTTGGGATCGACCCCATGAAGGAAGTGGAAAGGGCAGCGCGCCATGGATTTAGAATCGTGGAAGTAGTTGCGATGCCGAACTGA